The Dioscorea cayenensis subsp. rotundata cultivar TDr96_F1 chromosome 7, TDr96_F1_v2_PseudoChromosome.rev07_lg8_w22 25.fasta, whole genome shotgun sequence genome includes a region encoding these proteins:
- the LOC120264941 gene encoding ABC transporter C family member 8-like isoform X2 — protein MFTGLCRGESELGSSYKQRNMRSRRCIYVFGSILCTVVSIIYFISCLWVKFKGKNKFLHQNWVNFMIRSLVCIGLAASLQLLMNKFIRLLVLAWCVCFSVFESVTVAEMLFGGQSIQIIDISSWPICLLLLYCAFDLARGENHQNSSGADLVQHLLFEEAKGKTELEKAGFLSMMTFSWINPLLNLGYLKPLVLEDIPSLSSDDIASVAADVFLHKWSDISEEKRPFTSNLVIQALLRCYTKEMILVGVCALLRTIAVVSLPLLVRAFVCLSSSEGKDTYQCVLLVVCLIFIKLVESFSQRHWFFNSRRYGMRMRSALMAAVFEKQFKLSSTARRRHSMGQIVNYIAVDAYRLGELLWWFNMAWSLPLQLLLGIAVLFSSVGIGLLPGLVPLVLFGLANIPFAKRLQICQSCVVNAQDERIRATTEILNNMKIIKLQSWEDKFKNVIDSIREVEFKWMKESHIKKAYGSAFYWMSPTFISSLVFVGCSLMKSAPLEASTIFTVLSTLRVMAEPTKMFAEVISMIIQAKISMDRLNAFLQEDECKQGDVIRIPAAKSDTSIRIHGDFSWEANATALTLEKINLFVNRGEKVAVCGPVGCGKSSLLLAIIGEIPKTSGLVEICGSIAYVSQTSWIQSGSIRDNILFGKAMDNNKYQMTIKACALDKDIGDFEYGDLTEIGQRGLNLSGGQKQRVQLARAVYSDADIYLLDDPFSAVDSHTASYLFEKCINGTLEKKTVILVTHQIDFLTETNKIMVMKDGKITQSGRYEELLKSGTVFEQLVNAHQSAMEELNSGNNVQREKPKETHSDLSNEKIHSMSKKALPKVQLTEKEQIETGNSRWKPYLDYVLFPKGSLLLGMVVICQSSFIVLQAISTFWLAFATRLPKISDSMLIGIYSVFSILSAFSAFMRSLLGAHLGLKASKAFFSGLLESIFKAPMQFFDSTPMGRILTRASSDMSVIDFQVPYSLVFTLVSVIEVIGTVSVMATVTWQVLIIAIPISFVARHVQAHYLASARKLVRINGTTKAPITNYAAETSNGVITIKAFSMKEWFIENNLKLIDTDATMFFHTIAAMEWVLLRVEALQNLTIFTSAILLVLLPQGTITPGLVGLALSYALTLTTSQVHLTRWYCNLDNHIISVERIIQYMRIPSEPPAIIESNRPPFSWPSKGRIDLQDLQIKYRPNAPLVLKGITCTFQAGHKIGVVGRTGSGKTTLINALFRLVHPAEGRILIDGLDICTIGLKDLRMKLSIIPQEPTLFKGSIRNNLDPLGQYDDQKLWEAIRKCQLEPVIRSLPDLLDSSICDDGENWSVGQRQLFCLGRVLLRRNKILVLDEATASIDSATDNIIQQIIKQEFSSCTVITIAHRVPTVIDSQMVMLLSYGEVVEYDKPSNLMQYNSYFSKLVAEYWSNHKRKFS, from the exons ATGTTCACCGGGCTTTGCAGGGGAGAGTCTGAACTGGGATCTTCATACAAACAAAGGAACAT GAGGAGTAGACGATGCATTTATGTCTTTGGTTCAATCCTTTGTACCGTTGTTAGTATcatctactttatttcttgtttaTGGGTGAAATTCAAAGGGAAGAACAAGTTTCTTCATCAAAACTGGGTGAACTTTATGATTAGAAGCCTTGTTTGTATTGGTTTAGCAGCATCTCTGCAGTTACTGATGAATAAGTTCATCAGACTATTGGTTTTAGCTTGGTGTGTTTGTTTTTCTGTATTCGAATCAGTTACTGTTGCAGAAATGTTGTTTGGAGGACAAAGCATACAGATAATTGACATTTCATCTTGGCCAATCTGTCTGTTGCTCTTGTATTGTGCTTTCGATCTTGCTCGAGGAGAAAATCATCAGAACTCTTCTGGTGCTGATTTAGTTCAGCATCTATTGTTTGAAGAAGCTAAGGGGAAAACAGAGCTTGAAAAAGCTGGTTTTCTTAGCATGATGACCTTTTCTTGGATAAATCCTTTACTGAATTTAGGCTATCTGAAGCCGTTAGTTCTTGAGGACATTCCCTCTTTGAGTTCAGATGATATTGCTTCTGTAGCTGCTGATGTTTTTCTTCATAAGTGGAGTGATATCAGTGAAGAGAAAAGGCCATTTACTAGCAATTTAGTTATCCAAGCATTACTGAGATGTTATACGAAAGAGATGATACTAGTTGGAGTGTGTGCTTTACTTCGAACAATAGCTGTTGTGAGCTTACCTTTGCTAGTACGCGCATTTGTTTGCTTGTCAAGCAGTGAAGGAAAAGATACGTATCAATGTGTCTTACTTGTGGTTTGCTTAATCTTCATAAAGCTAGTGGAATCTTTTTCCCAAAGGCATTGGTTTTTCAATTCAAGGAGATATGGAATGAGAATGCGATCGGCTCTAATGGCGGCTGTGTTTGAGAAACAGTTCAAGCTTTCTAGCACTGCAAGGAGAAGGCATTCAATGGGGCAGATAGTGAATTACATTGCGGTTGATGCTTATCGTCTCGGTGAGCTTCTGTGGTGGTTTAACATGGCATGGAGTTTACCACTCCAACTTCTATTAGGCATTGCTGTGCTTTTTAGTTCAGTTGGCATTGGTCTCCTACCTGGTCTTGTCCCTCTTGTTCTTTTCGGTCTTGCTAATATTCCATTTGCAAAGAGGTTGCAAATCTGCCAGTCCTGCGTTGTTAATGCACAAGATGAACGGATACGAGCGACGACAGAAATCCTGAACAACATGAAGATCATCAAGTTGCAGTCTTGGGAAGACAAGTTCAAGAATGTGATTGACTCTATCAGAGAGGTGGAATTCAAATGGATGAAAGAATCACATATCAAGAAAGCTTATGGAAGTGCATTTTATTGGATGTCTCCAACTTTTATATCTTCATTGGTGTTTGTTGGATGTTCTCTAATGAAAAGTGCTCCTCTGGAAGCAAGCACAATTTTCACTGTTTTATCAACACTAAGAGTTATGGCAGAGCCGACAAAGATGTTTGCTGAGGTAATCTCCATGATAATACAGGCAAAGATATCAATGGACCGCCTTAATGCATTTCTGCAAGAAGATGAGTGCAAACAGGGTGATGTAATCAGGATTCCTGCAGCAAAATCAGATACAAGCATTAGAATCCATGGAGATTTTAGCTGGGAAGCAAATGCAACTGCTTTGACACTTGAAAAGATAAATTTGTTCGTAAATAGAGGTGAGAAGGTAGCTGTATGTGGTCCTGTAGGCTGTGGAAAATCATCACTTCTTCTTGCCATTATCGGCGAAATACCAAAGACATCTGGATTA GTCGAAATCTGTGGTTCCATTGCCTATGTTTCTCAAACATCATGGATCCAGAGCGGGTCAATTCGTGATAACATACTTTTCGGAAAGGCAATGGacaacaacaaatatcaaatgACCATCAAAGCCTGTGCACTGGACAAGGATATCGGTGATTTCGAGTATGGAGACCTGACTGAGATTGGCCAGAGAGGATTGAACTTGAGTGGAGGCCAGAAGCAAAGGGTTCAGCTTGCTAGAGCAGTCTATAGTGATGCAGACATATATCTCCTTGATGATCCATTCAGTGCTGTTGATTCGCATACAGCTTCCTATCTCTTTGAA AAATGCATAAATGGAACTCTGGAGAAGAAGACTGTAATTTTAGTGACACATCAGATTGATTTTCTGACagaaactaataaaattatg GTTATGAAAGATGGTAAAATTACTCAGTCAGGTCGTTATGAAGAACTACTGAAATCAGGGACAGTGTTTGAACAACTAGTGAATGCTCATCAATCTGCTATGGAGGAGTTGAACTCCGGAAATAATGTACAAAGGGAAAAACCGAAAGAAACTCATTCCGATCTTTCAAATGAGAAAATTCATAGTATGTCAAAGAAAGCCTTGCCGAAGGTCCAGCTGACCGAAAAAGAGCAAATCGAAACCGGGAATTCGAGATGGAAACCATATCTTGACTATGTTCTTTTTCCAAAAGGCTCACTTCTTCTTGGAATGGTTGTGATTTGCCAGTCATCGTTCATTGTACTACAGGCAATATCTACATTTTGGCTTGCATTTGCAACTCGACTACCTAAAATAAGTGATAGCATGTTGATTGGAATTTACAGTGTCTTTTCAATCCTTAGTGCCTTTTCAGCATTTATGAGGAGTTTATTAGGTGCGCATCTAGGACTGAAAGCTTCAAAGGCATTCTTTTCCGGTTTGCTCGAGTCAATCTTCAAAGCTCCAATGCAATTCTTCGACTCTACTCCTATGGGAAGGATCTTAACCAGG GCATCTTCAGATATGAGTGTTATCGATTTCCAAGTGCCGTATTCGCTTGTTTTCACGCTTGTGTCAGTAATTGAGGTCATAGGAACAGTATCAGTGATGGCAACAGTAACATGGCAGGTCCTTATTATCGCAATTCCTATTAGCTTTGTTGCAAGACATGTCCAG GCACATTATCTTGCATCTGCAAGAAAGCTTGTAAGAATCAATGGCACAACAAAAGCACCTATTACAAACTATGCTGCTGAAACATCAAATGGGGTCATCACCATCAAAGCCTTTTCAATGAAGGAATGGTTTATCGAGAACAATCTAAAGCTTATTGACACAGATGCAACCATGTTCTTTCACACAATTGCTGCCATGGAGTGGGTCCTTTTGCGGGTGGAAGCACTTCAAAACTTGACCATATTCACCTCCGCTATTTTGCTAGTATTGCTTCCACAGGGAACCATAACTCCAG GGCTTGTTGGTCTAGCTCTTTCTTATGCTCTAACACTGACCACTTCTCAAGTGCACTTAACAAGATGGTACTGTAACTTGGACAACCATATCATCTCTGTTGAGAGGATAATTCAGTATATGCGTATTCCATCAGAACCTCCAGCAATTATAGAAAGCAATAGGCCACCATTTTCATGGCCCTCAAAGGGAAGGATAGATTTGCAAGATCTTCAG ATAAAATATCGCCCAAATGCACCACTAGTTTTGAAGGGAATCACTTGTACTTTTCAAGCAGGGCATAAGATTGGTGTCGTCGGAAGGACTGGAAGTGGAAAAACAACTCTGATTAATGCACTGTTTCGATTAGTACACCCAGCAGAAGGGAGAATTCTTATAGATGGTCTTGACATTTGTACCATTGGCCTAAAAGATCTCAGGATGAAGCTCAGCATAATTCCTCAAGAGCCAACTCTCTTCAAAGGTAGTATTCGAAATAACTTGGATCCTCTTGGACAGTATGATGATCAAAAACTATGGGAG GCAATACGAAAATGCCAATTGGAACCAGTGATTAGAAGCCTTCCTGACCTTCTTGATTCATCTA TATGCGATGATGGAGAAAATTGGAGCGTTGGGCAGCGTCAATTGTTCTGCCTCGGTCGTGTGCTTCTccgaagaaacaaaattttagtACTTGATGAAGCAACTGCATCAATTGATTCTGCAACTGATAAcataattcaacaaataataaaGCAGGAATTCTCAAGTTGCACAGTGATAACCATAGCTCACAGAGTTCCAACAGTTATAGACAGTCAAATGGTCATGCTTCTTTCATATG GAGAAGTGGTGGAATATGACAAGCCTTCAAATTTGATGCAATACAACTCCTATTTTTCCAAACTTGTTGCAGAATATTGGTCCAATCACAAAAGGAAGTTTTCATAG
- the LOC120264941 gene encoding ABC transporter C family member 8-like isoform X1, with protein MFTGLCRGESELGSSYKQRNMFGTMNLLFFLSFILALLSVFLKRFYVHHRRSRRCIYVFGSILCTVVSIIYFISCLWVKFKGKNKFLHQNWVNFMIRSLVCIGLAASLQLLMNKFIRLLVLAWCVCFSVFESVTVAEMLFGGQSIQIIDISSWPICLLLLYCAFDLARGENHQNSSGADLVQHLLFEEAKGKTELEKAGFLSMMTFSWINPLLNLGYLKPLVLEDIPSLSSDDIASVAADVFLHKWSDISEEKRPFTSNLVIQALLRCYTKEMILVGVCALLRTIAVVSLPLLVRAFVCLSSSEGKDTYQCVLLVVCLIFIKLVESFSQRHWFFNSRRYGMRMRSALMAAVFEKQFKLSSTARRRHSMGQIVNYIAVDAYRLGELLWWFNMAWSLPLQLLLGIAVLFSSVGIGLLPGLVPLVLFGLANIPFAKRLQICQSCVVNAQDERIRATTEILNNMKIIKLQSWEDKFKNVIDSIREVEFKWMKESHIKKAYGSAFYWMSPTFISSLVFVGCSLMKSAPLEASTIFTVLSTLRVMAEPTKMFAEVISMIIQAKISMDRLNAFLQEDECKQGDVIRIPAAKSDTSIRIHGDFSWEANATALTLEKINLFVNRGEKVAVCGPVGCGKSSLLLAIIGEIPKTSGLVEICGSIAYVSQTSWIQSGSIRDNILFGKAMDNNKYQMTIKACALDKDIGDFEYGDLTEIGQRGLNLSGGQKQRVQLARAVYSDADIYLLDDPFSAVDSHTASYLFEKCINGTLEKKTVILVTHQIDFLTETNKIMVMKDGKITQSGRYEELLKSGTVFEQLVNAHQSAMEELNSGNNVQREKPKETHSDLSNEKIHSMSKKALPKVQLTEKEQIETGNSRWKPYLDYVLFPKGSLLLGMVVICQSSFIVLQAISTFWLAFATRLPKISDSMLIGIYSVFSILSAFSAFMRSLLGAHLGLKASKAFFSGLLESIFKAPMQFFDSTPMGRILTRASSDMSVIDFQVPYSLVFTLVSVIEVIGTVSVMATVTWQVLIIAIPISFVARHVQAHYLASARKLVRINGTTKAPITNYAAETSNGVITIKAFSMKEWFIENNLKLIDTDATMFFHTIAAMEWVLLRVEALQNLTIFTSAILLVLLPQGTITPGLVGLALSYALTLTTSQVHLTRWYCNLDNHIISVERIIQYMRIPSEPPAIIESNRPPFSWPSKGRIDLQDLQIKYRPNAPLVLKGITCTFQAGHKIGVVGRTGSGKTTLINALFRLVHPAEGRILIDGLDICTIGLKDLRMKLSIIPQEPTLFKGSIRNNLDPLGQYDDQKLWEAIRKCQLEPVIRSLPDLLDSSICDDGENWSVGQRQLFCLGRVLLRRNKILVLDEATASIDSATDNIIQQIIKQEFSSCTVITIAHRVPTVIDSQMVMLLSYGEVVEYDKPSNLMQYNSYFSKLVAEYWSNHKRKFS; from the exons ATGTTCACCGGGCTTTGCAGGGGAGAGTCTGAACTGGGATCTTCATACAAACAAAGGAACATGTTTGGCACTATGAATctcttgttctttctttctttcattttagcTTTACTTTCTGTTTTTCTAAAGAGATTTTATGTTCATCATAGGAGGAGTAGACGATGCATTTATGTCTTTGGTTCAATCCTTTGTACCGTTGTTAGTATcatctactttatttcttgtttaTGGGTGAAATTCAAAGGGAAGAACAAGTTTCTTCATCAAAACTGGGTGAACTTTATGATTAGAAGCCTTGTTTGTATTGGTTTAGCAGCATCTCTGCAGTTACTGATGAATAAGTTCATCAGACTATTGGTTTTAGCTTGGTGTGTTTGTTTTTCTGTATTCGAATCAGTTACTGTTGCAGAAATGTTGTTTGGAGGACAAAGCATACAGATAATTGACATTTCATCTTGGCCAATCTGTCTGTTGCTCTTGTATTGTGCTTTCGATCTTGCTCGAGGAGAAAATCATCAGAACTCTTCTGGTGCTGATTTAGTTCAGCATCTATTGTTTGAAGAAGCTAAGGGGAAAACAGAGCTTGAAAAAGCTGGTTTTCTTAGCATGATGACCTTTTCTTGGATAAATCCTTTACTGAATTTAGGCTATCTGAAGCCGTTAGTTCTTGAGGACATTCCCTCTTTGAGTTCAGATGATATTGCTTCTGTAGCTGCTGATGTTTTTCTTCATAAGTGGAGTGATATCAGTGAAGAGAAAAGGCCATTTACTAGCAATTTAGTTATCCAAGCATTACTGAGATGTTATACGAAAGAGATGATACTAGTTGGAGTGTGTGCTTTACTTCGAACAATAGCTGTTGTGAGCTTACCTTTGCTAGTACGCGCATTTGTTTGCTTGTCAAGCAGTGAAGGAAAAGATACGTATCAATGTGTCTTACTTGTGGTTTGCTTAATCTTCATAAAGCTAGTGGAATCTTTTTCCCAAAGGCATTGGTTTTTCAATTCAAGGAGATATGGAATGAGAATGCGATCGGCTCTAATGGCGGCTGTGTTTGAGAAACAGTTCAAGCTTTCTAGCACTGCAAGGAGAAGGCATTCAATGGGGCAGATAGTGAATTACATTGCGGTTGATGCTTATCGTCTCGGTGAGCTTCTGTGGTGGTTTAACATGGCATGGAGTTTACCACTCCAACTTCTATTAGGCATTGCTGTGCTTTTTAGTTCAGTTGGCATTGGTCTCCTACCTGGTCTTGTCCCTCTTGTTCTTTTCGGTCTTGCTAATATTCCATTTGCAAAGAGGTTGCAAATCTGCCAGTCCTGCGTTGTTAATGCACAAGATGAACGGATACGAGCGACGACAGAAATCCTGAACAACATGAAGATCATCAAGTTGCAGTCTTGGGAAGACAAGTTCAAGAATGTGATTGACTCTATCAGAGAGGTGGAATTCAAATGGATGAAAGAATCACATATCAAGAAAGCTTATGGAAGTGCATTTTATTGGATGTCTCCAACTTTTATATCTTCATTGGTGTTTGTTGGATGTTCTCTAATGAAAAGTGCTCCTCTGGAAGCAAGCACAATTTTCACTGTTTTATCAACACTAAGAGTTATGGCAGAGCCGACAAAGATGTTTGCTGAGGTAATCTCCATGATAATACAGGCAAAGATATCAATGGACCGCCTTAATGCATTTCTGCAAGAAGATGAGTGCAAACAGGGTGATGTAATCAGGATTCCTGCAGCAAAATCAGATACAAGCATTAGAATCCATGGAGATTTTAGCTGGGAAGCAAATGCAACTGCTTTGACACTTGAAAAGATAAATTTGTTCGTAAATAGAGGTGAGAAGGTAGCTGTATGTGGTCCTGTAGGCTGTGGAAAATCATCACTTCTTCTTGCCATTATCGGCGAAATACCAAAGACATCTGGATTA GTCGAAATCTGTGGTTCCATTGCCTATGTTTCTCAAACATCATGGATCCAGAGCGGGTCAATTCGTGATAACATACTTTTCGGAAAGGCAATGGacaacaacaaatatcaaatgACCATCAAAGCCTGTGCACTGGACAAGGATATCGGTGATTTCGAGTATGGAGACCTGACTGAGATTGGCCAGAGAGGATTGAACTTGAGTGGAGGCCAGAAGCAAAGGGTTCAGCTTGCTAGAGCAGTCTATAGTGATGCAGACATATATCTCCTTGATGATCCATTCAGTGCTGTTGATTCGCATACAGCTTCCTATCTCTTTGAA AAATGCATAAATGGAACTCTGGAGAAGAAGACTGTAATTTTAGTGACACATCAGATTGATTTTCTGACagaaactaataaaattatg GTTATGAAAGATGGTAAAATTACTCAGTCAGGTCGTTATGAAGAACTACTGAAATCAGGGACAGTGTTTGAACAACTAGTGAATGCTCATCAATCTGCTATGGAGGAGTTGAACTCCGGAAATAATGTACAAAGGGAAAAACCGAAAGAAACTCATTCCGATCTTTCAAATGAGAAAATTCATAGTATGTCAAAGAAAGCCTTGCCGAAGGTCCAGCTGACCGAAAAAGAGCAAATCGAAACCGGGAATTCGAGATGGAAACCATATCTTGACTATGTTCTTTTTCCAAAAGGCTCACTTCTTCTTGGAATGGTTGTGATTTGCCAGTCATCGTTCATTGTACTACAGGCAATATCTACATTTTGGCTTGCATTTGCAACTCGACTACCTAAAATAAGTGATAGCATGTTGATTGGAATTTACAGTGTCTTTTCAATCCTTAGTGCCTTTTCAGCATTTATGAGGAGTTTATTAGGTGCGCATCTAGGACTGAAAGCTTCAAAGGCATTCTTTTCCGGTTTGCTCGAGTCAATCTTCAAAGCTCCAATGCAATTCTTCGACTCTACTCCTATGGGAAGGATCTTAACCAGG GCATCTTCAGATATGAGTGTTATCGATTTCCAAGTGCCGTATTCGCTTGTTTTCACGCTTGTGTCAGTAATTGAGGTCATAGGAACAGTATCAGTGATGGCAACAGTAACATGGCAGGTCCTTATTATCGCAATTCCTATTAGCTTTGTTGCAAGACATGTCCAG GCACATTATCTTGCATCTGCAAGAAAGCTTGTAAGAATCAATGGCACAACAAAAGCACCTATTACAAACTATGCTGCTGAAACATCAAATGGGGTCATCACCATCAAAGCCTTTTCAATGAAGGAATGGTTTATCGAGAACAATCTAAAGCTTATTGACACAGATGCAACCATGTTCTTTCACACAATTGCTGCCATGGAGTGGGTCCTTTTGCGGGTGGAAGCACTTCAAAACTTGACCATATTCACCTCCGCTATTTTGCTAGTATTGCTTCCACAGGGAACCATAACTCCAG GGCTTGTTGGTCTAGCTCTTTCTTATGCTCTAACACTGACCACTTCTCAAGTGCACTTAACAAGATGGTACTGTAACTTGGACAACCATATCATCTCTGTTGAGAGGATAATTCAGTATATGCGTATTCCATCAGAACCTCCAGCAATTATAGAAAGCAATAGGCCACCATTTTCATGGCCCTCAAAGGGAAGGATAGATTTGCAAGATCTTCAG ATAAAATATCGCCCAAATGCACCACTAGTTTTGAAGGGAATCACTTGTACTTTTCAAGCAGGGCATAAGATTGGTGTCGTCGGAAGGACTGGAAGTGGAAAAACAACTCTGATTAATGCACTGTTTCGATTAGTACACCCAGCAGAAGGGAGAATTCTTATAGATGGTCTTGACATTTGTACCATTGGCCTAAAAGATCTCAGGATGAAGCTCAGCATAATTCCTCAAGAGCCAACTCTCTTCAAAGGTAGTATTCGAAATAACTTGGATCCTCTTGGACAGTATGATGATCAAAAACTATGGGAG GCAATACGAAAATGCCAATTGGAACCAGTGATTAGAAGCCTTCCTGACCTTCTTGATTCATCTA TATGCGATGATGGAGAAAATTGGAGCGTTGGGCAGCGTCAATTGTTCTGCCTCGGTCGTGTGCTTCTccgaagaaacaaaattttagtACTTGATGAAGCAACTGCATCAATTGATTCTGCAACTGATAAcataattcaacaaataataaaGCAGGAATTCTCAAGTTGCACAGTGATAACCATAGCTCACAGAGTTCCAACAGTTATAGACAGTCAAATGGTCATGCTTCTTTCATATG GAGAAGTGGTGGAATATGACAAGCCTTCAAATTTGATGCAATACAACTCCTATTTTTCCAAACTTGTTGCAGAATATTGGTCCAATCACAAAAGGAAGTTTTCATAG